The following proteins are co-located in the Thioalbus denitrificans genome:
- a CDS encoding energy transducer TonB family protein produces the protein MRRREGWPRLLAVGISALAHAGVLLWVADSVMRPAARAPILAQQTRVTLTFPTPPAPVPEEVPEPDPEPPAPEPEPEPPKPKRKPEPKPEPKPIPKPRPRPTPPPPAQQPSQAPVAAEQTMAGLPDPARVSQLREQYLSRLLGRIEAHKFYPTLARRRGLEGVIQVTFTLECGGGVRGVKVAGGHGVLQKAAEEAVLKAQPLPRPPKEVPCPLQVSYGMEFNLK, from the coding sequence ATGAGGCGGCGGGAGGGTTGGCCGCGCCTGCTGGCGGTGGGCATCTCCGCCCTCGCTCACGCCGGGGTTCTGCTCTGGGTCGCCGACTCGGTGATGCGGCCGGCGGCGCGTGCGCCGATACTCGCCCAGCAGACCCGGGTGACCCTCACCTTTCCAACCCCGCCGGCGCCGGTGCCGGAAGAGGTCCCGGAACCCGATCCGGAACCACCGGCGCCCGAACCGGAGCCTGAGCCGCCGAAACCGAAGCGGAAGCCCGAACCCAAGCCCGAACCGAAGCCAATACCGAAGCCAAGGCCGAGACCGACGCCTCCCCCGCCCGCGCAACAGCCGTCCCAGGCGCCCGTGGCGGCGGAGCAGACAATGGCGGGACTGCCGGATCCGGCCCGCGTAAGTCAGCTCCGGGAGCAGTATCTCAGCCGGCTCCTGGGCCGCATCGAGGCGCACAAGTTCTATCCCACCCTGGCCCGCCGCCGCGGACTGGAGGGGGTGATCCAGGTCACCTTCACCCTCGAGTGCGGCGGTGGTGTGCGCGGCGTGAAGGTGGCCGGCGGCCACGGCGTGCTGCAGAAGGCCGCCGAGGAGGCTGTGCTGAAGGCCCAGCCCCTGCCGAGGCCACCGAAGGAGGTGCCCTGCCCCCTGCAGGTGAGCTACGGCATGGAGTTCAATCTCAAGTAG
- a CDS encoding ExbD/TolR family protein — protein MRSDYRRRSRAGLNLTPLIDIVFLLLIFFMLTAHFVQEESLDIELPEAESAAMDEDKSLVEVILSPEGELRVDGRVVPPERLEETLRGALHAPGRKSVRLRGDTTARFGHAVSVIDAARKAGAQSLDILTEQP, from the coding sequence ATGCGGTCTGACTACCGCCGCCGCTCCCGCGCCGGGTTGAACCTGACGCCGCTCATCGACATTGTCTTCCTGCTGCTGATCTTCTTCATGCTCACCGCCCACTTCGTGCAGGAAGAGAGCCTCGACATCGAGCTGCCGGAGGCGGAGTCCGCTGCAATGGACGAGGACAAGTCCCTGGTGGAAGTCATCCTGTCGCCGGAGGGCGAGTTGCGGGTGGACGGACGGGTGGTTCCGCCCGAGCGTCTGGAGGAGACGCTGCGCGGCGCACTCCACGCCCCCGGTCGTAAATCGGTGCGGCTGCGGGGCGACACCACCGCCCGGTTCGGACACGCCGTCTCGGTCATCGACGCGGCCCGCAAGGCGGGCGCCCAGTCACTGGATATCCTCACCGAGCAGCCATGA
- a CDS encoding MotA/TolQ/ExbB proton channel family protein, producing the protein MTIFDLFFRGGPVVWVLAAYSVLGLAIVLERCFHYLRMGRTPPDLEARIHTAIAGDERALESVRGPEVAVVRAMLAARADGVKDLTHVGLRERAVELRRLEGGFATLAILGNTAPLLGLFGTITGMIKAFMVIEQAGGKVDAQALAGGIWEAMITTGAGLAVAIPLLILLHFLENTAERRAHAMQRCVSLVLEQAGRNGNGHHHANGGQENPEELPRQREAASNAV; encoded by the coding sequence ATGACAATCTTCGATCTCTTCTTCCGTGGGGGGCCTGTGGTCTGGGTCCTGGCGGCCTACTCGGTGCTGGGCCTGGCCATCGTCCTGGAACGCTGTTTCCACTACCTGCGCATGGGCCGGACACCACCGGACCTGGAGGCCCGCATCCACACCGCCATCGCCGGTGACGAGCGCGCCCTCGAAAGCGTTCGGGGGCCGGAGGTGGCGGTAGTGCGGGCGATGCTGGCGGCCCGCGCCGATGGGGTCAAGGACCTGACCCACGTGGGGCTGCGGGAGCGGGCGGTTGAGCTGCGCCGGCTGGAAGGGGGGTTCGCCACCCTGGCCATCCTCGGCAACACCGCCCCCTTGCTGGGGCTGTTCGGCACCATCACCGGCATGATCAAGGCCTTCATGGTCATCGAGCAGGCGGGGGGCAAGGTGGATGCCCAGGCCCTGGCCGGCGGCATCTGGGAGGCGATGATCACCACGGGGGCCGGGCTGGCGGTTGCCATTCCCCTTTTGATCCTGCTCCACTTCCTGGAGAACACCGCCGAGCGCCGCGCCCACGCCATGCAGCGCTGCGTGTCGCTGGTGTTGGAACAGGCCGGGCGCAACGGCAATGGCCATCACCATGCCAACGGCGGCCAGGAGAACCCGGAGGAGCTCCCGCGGCAGCGGGAGGCGGCATCGAATGCGGTCTGA
- a CDS encoding TonB family protein, whose protein sequence is MTRALPASAPGLELVPLELAMFEVYAPVPVVVPPEPEAEPEPVPEPEPEPEPEPEPEPEPEPEPEPEPEPEPVVVPDPPKPKPEPKPKPKPRPAAKPRPAPVAAGPVTGPKTQIPASGIVKPGPAKVLKIRDLYLGQLLGHIESHKFYPTVARRRGLVGVVHISFNLSRDGSINGLQVNGGHKLLRKAAEEALRKAVPMPPPPPEVACPLQVNYGMEFNLK, encoded by the coding sequence GTGACGAGGGCCCTTCCCGCCTCCGCCCCGGGACTGGAACTGGTGCCCCTCGAGCTGGCCATGTTCGAGGTCTATGCACCCGTACCGGTTGTGGTCCCCCCCGAGCCGGAGGCTGAGCCAGAGCCGGTGCCCGAACCGGAACCCGAGCCCGAGCCCGAGCCCGAGCCCGAACCGGAACCGGAACCCGAGCCCGAGCCCGAACCGGAGCCCGAGCCGGTCGTGGTACCCGATCCACCGAAGCCGAAACCCGAGCCGAAGCCGAAACCCAAGCCGCGCCCCGCCGCCAAGCCGCGCCCGGCACCGGTCGCCGCCGGCCCGGTCACGGGCCCGAAGACACAGATTCCCGCTTCGGGGATCGTCAAGCCGGGCCCGGCCAAGGTCCTGAAGATCCGGGATCTCTACCTGGGTCAGTTGCTGGGGCACATCGAGTCGCACAAGTTCTATCCCACCGTCGCCCGCCGGCGGGGGCTGGTGGGCGTGGTCCATATCTCTTTCAACCTGAGCCGGGACGGCTCCATCAACGGCCTGCAGGTGAACGGTGGGCACAAGCTGCTGCGGAAGGCGGCCGAAGAGGCGCTCAGGAAGGCCGTGCCCATGCCGCCCCCGCCTCCGGAAGTGGCCTGTCCGCTGCAGGTCAACTACGGCATGGAGTTCAACCTGAAATAG
- a CDS encoding ExbD/TolR family protein, producing the protein MAMKRFDSINVIPFIDIMLVLLAIVLTTATFIAQGKIDINLPKANQEAAPPQDPPITLSIDRDGAAYYNDEAVTLEDLSLRLSGLDKETSIVMRVDEAVPFAGFVSVVDILKTQKLERLSIVTQRPQ; encoded by the coding sequence ATGGCTATGAAGCGGTTTGATTCAATCAACGTCATCCCGTTCATCGACATCATGCTGGTGCTGCTGGCCATCGTGCTCACCACGGCCACCTTCATCGCCCAGGGCAAGATCGACATCAATCTTCCGAAGGCGAACCAGGAGGCCGCACCACCCCAGGATCCTCCCATCACCCTCTCCATCGACCGGGATGGCGCCGCCTACTACAACGATGAGGCCGTGACCCTGGAGGATCTGTCGTTGCGCCTGTCCGGGCTCGACAAGGAAACCTCCATTGTCATGCGGGTGGACGAGGCCGTGCCTTTTGCCGGGTTTGTTTCCGTCGTGGACATCCTGAAGACCCAGAAACTCGAACGCCTGTCCATCGTCACCCAGCGCCCCCAATGA
- the exbB gene encoding TonB-system energizer ExbB — translation MDLLKSNLDYGIIGILGFMSFLMVWFAVERYLYLRRVDVRGFDHLDELNVALTRNLTELSSIGSSAPYVGLLGTVLGILLTFYEIGQGGNIDVKTIMVGLALALKATALGLVVAIPAILFYNGLLRRVEVLVAEWKKIHGYEAV, via the coding sequence ATGGACCTTCTGAAGTCCAACCTCGACTACGGCATCATCGGCATACTGGGATTCATGAGCTTTCTCATGGTCTGGTTCGCCGTGGAAAGATATCTCTACCTGCGCCGCGTGGACGTACGCGGCTTCGATCATCTCGACGAACTCAACGTGGCCCTCACCCGGAATCTGACCGAGCTCTCCTCCATCGGTTCGAGCGCCCCCTACGTCGGCCTGCTCGGAACCGTGCTCGGCATCCTGCTCACCTTCTACGAGATCGGCCAGGGCGGAAATATCGACGTCAAGACCATCATGGTGGGACTGGCGCTGGCGCTGAAGGCCACCGCCCTCGGACTGGTCGTGGCCATACCGGCCATCCTCTTCTACAACGGCCTGTTGCGTCGCGTCGAGGTCCTTGTCGCGGAATGGAAGAAAATCCATGGCTATGAAGCGGTTTGA
- a CDS encoding sulfite exporter TauE/SafE family protein, which produces MDGAAVSLSFGAALLLGLGFGAGPCNIACLPFLGPVFVAGGGGVRQAWRVLLPFSLGRLTGYAGVGLVAGLAGGIAQGWLESPVVRWVLGGATLLVAAGLLLRSSATGRKGHCAATGPGRKPDGQPIAVEMRLQRRAKPGPDKRLVPGGLYLMGMGMALNPCAPLSTIMLAAAAAASAVSGAWLGFGFGIGAVAMPAVIFGLGVAHLGAQLREHLASWETTLTRVSALMIAGLGTATALGWIQP; this is translated from the coding sequence ATGGACGGCGCGGCAGTCAGCCTCAGCTTCGGCGCGGCCCTGCTGCTGGGGCTCGGCTTCGGCGCCGGGCCCTGCAACATCGCCTGCCTGCCCTTCCTCGGACCGGTCTTCGTGGCCGGTGGCGGCGGGGTCCGGCAGGCCTGGCGGGTCCTCCTGCCCTTCTCCCTCGGCCGGCTGACCGGCTACGCGGGGGTGGGGCTGGTGGCGGGGCTGGCCGGCGGCATCGCCCAGGGCTGGCTGGAATCCCCGGTGGTGCGCTGGGTGCTGGGAGGCGCCACGCTGCTGGTGGCCGCCGGGCTGCTGCTGCGCTCATCCGCCACCGGGCGGAAAGGACATTGCGCTGCCACCGGCCCGGGCCGCAAACCGGACGGACAGCCGATCGCCGTGGAGATGCGGCTGCAGCGGCGGGCCAAACCCGGCCCGGACAAGCGCCTGGTGCCGGGTGGTCTCTACCTGATGGGTATGGGGATGGCGCTCAATCCCTGTGCCCCCCTGAGCACCATCATGCTGGCGGCGGCGGCTGCCGCCAGCGCCGTCTCGGGCGCCTGGCTGGGCTTCGGATTCGGAATTGGCGCCGTGGCGATGCCGGCAGTGATCTTCGGCCTCGGCGTGGCGCACCTCGGTGCGCAGCTGCGGGAGCATCTGGCCTCGTGGGAAACCACCCTCACCCGGGTATCGGCCCTCATGATCGCCGGGCTCGGCACCGCCACGGCGCTGGGGTGGATACAACCCTGA
- a CDS encoding 4Fe-4S binding protein, translated as MNPLTNLSVIRRLVQVAAFAFLVYGSVVVGYYTADKLSVAFPALTCAYDMRSADYCTLIPFQHQMAHRVGESISNGTSLLMGLLPVVTTLGTFLLLFVLLNKAFCGWICPLGFFQELLGVIGQKLGLQQRESLAPGIVDRLRPVKWLMLGVLVFSLPLLSGLGFASHDLVGAYCAICPSRIMTTLAVGDTSQLYFDSANPTVMVLSVSADFLFGAMVALGLTTRQPFCRICPLLALHAAFRKVGLARLVKNPSPRCGKCGLCAKACPMDIREIHTTEKQGDITFADCTLCGRCVEFCPDQDVLQLKYATFPVFSASPRYFKQRKQAQKRWESWTLRGWWSRRRSPATERA; from the coding sequence ATGAATCCGCTTACCAATCTCAGCGTCATCCGCAGGCTCGTACAGGTGGCCGCCTTCGCCTTTCTCGTCTACGGCTCGGTGGTGGTGGGCTACTACACCGCCGACAAGCTGAGCGTCGCCTTCCCGGCGCTCACCTGCGCCTACGACATGCGCTCGGCCGACTACTGCACCCTGATTCCCTTCCAGCACCAGATGGCCCACCGGGTGGGCGAGTCGATCAGCAACGGCACATCGCTGCTCATGGGCCTGCTGCCGGTGGTGACCACCCTGGGCACCTTCCTGCTGCTGTTCGTCCTGCTCAACAAGGCCTTCTGCGGCTGGATCTGCCCGCTGGGCTTCTTCCAGGAGCTGCTCGGCGTCATCGGCCAGAAGCTCGGCCTGCAGCAGCGGGAGTCGCTGGCGCCGGGCATCGTGGACCGGCTGCGTCCGGTGAAGTGGCTCATGCTCGGCGTGCTGGTCTTCAGCCTGCCGCTGCTCTCGGGCCTGGGTTTCGCCAGTCATGACCTGGTGGGCGCCTACTGCGCCATCTGTCCCAGCCGGATCATGACCACCCTGGCGGTGGGCGACACCTCCCAGCTCTACTTCGACAGCGCCAACCCGACGGTGATGGTGCTCTCGGTGAGCGCCGACTTCCTGTTCGGCGCCATGGTGGCCCTGGGCCTGACCACCCGCCAGCCCTTCTGCCGCATCTGCCCGCTGCTGGCCCTGCACGCCGCCTTCCGCAAGGTGGGCCTGGCGCGGCTGGTGAAGAACCCTTCGCCCCGCTGCGGCAAGTGCGGCCTGTGCGCCAAGGCCTGCCCCATGGACATCCGCGAGATCCACACCACGGAGAAGCAGGGCGACATCACCTTCGCCGACTGCACCCTGTGCGGCCGCTGCGTGGAGTTCTGCCCGGACCAGGATGTCCTGCAGCTGAAGTACGCCACCTTCCCCGTCTTCTCGGCCAGCCCCCGCTACTTCAAGCAGCGCAAGCAGGCCCAGAAGCGCTGGGAGTCCTGGACCCTGCGCGGCTGGTGGAGTCGCCGCCGGTCGCCGGCCACGGAGCGGGCATGA
- a CDS encoding TonB-dependent receptor: protein MNVASHQPAIARRVLVVAIATSLSAASPAWAETPETADKVDLDTISVTASRIERTTREVPAAIAVVDEKRIEQAQMMNVKDAIQGTPGVLIDSKNGGYDVRLVIRGAGQKANYGVREIMVIRDGVPMTDPDSFSRFDYIDTQDIERIEISKGPGNLYSSGAAGGTLQIISKSVFDATNRVKLGLGTEGAESYHVRYGADINDSNAFSVTASRRVMDNDWRHWNKFDTNQVSFKHGLMLDGGGLWESELSYSKADIQLPGSLDKALFDEYKRTGEVDDTQDPWKHSGRYSKIWFFNSRFEQSWGDLTFKPRVYFNHWEHYHPVTGAINDNPGTNVLGTDLELNWNHHFIGDSTLVGGVTFRRDDTRDSAKYKYADVTTGFGGRITSTLSDRPGDLMQTEDTLNTLYGFYLQESVQPAERWLVDAGFRFDRSEFDIHTDQIWVYDYGSSTYVYDPLVYDTKKSFNLFSPRLGVTYRLSDTLNLFASLAQADQIPADSELKKNSALDASTARNLEVGIKGRADNWTFDLSVYQTKVSDEIVSVLDTGGDTTFQNAGETDKKGLEFSGRLRLGKRWWAGLGYAYSDYKFEEFSEVISGFTFDRSGNQLPFTPRHQYNLSLEYDHPSGFKARVQADSWSEYYVDNANSDTYKGFDFVTNLMLGYEKGPHALVFTIDNLFDDHYATEVKKSTYFAMGSWQEKYYYYPASPRTAMLTYKYTF from the coding sequence ATGAACGTCGCTTCACATCAACCGGCCATCGCGCGCCGGGTTCTCGTCGTGGCCATCGCCACCTCGCTCTCCGCCGCCAGCCCCGCCTGGGCGGAAACGCCCGAGACGGCCGACAAGGTCGATCTCGACACCATCAGCGTCACCGCCTCGCGCATAGAGCGCACCACCCGGGAGGTGCCCGCCGCCATCGCAGTGGTGGACGAGAAGCGTATCGAGCAGGCGCAGATGATGAACGTGAAGGATGCCATCCAGGGGACACCCGGGGTGCTCATCGATTCGAAGAACGGCGGCTACGACGTCCGCCTGGTGATCCGCGGCGCGGGCCAGAAGGCGAACTATGGCGTGCGCGAGATCATGGTGATCCGCGACGGCGTGCCCATGACCGATCCGGACAGCTTCTCCCGTTTCGACTACATCGACACCCAGGACATCGAGCGCATCGAGATCTCCAAGGGCCCGGGCAACCTCTACAGCAGCGGCGCGGCCGGCGGCACCCTGCAGATCATCTCCAAGTCGGTTTTCGACGCCACCAACCGGGTCAAGCTCGGCCTCGGCACCGAGGGGGCGGAGAGCTATCACGTCCGCTACGGCGCCGACATCAACGACAGCAACGCCTTCTCCGTCACCGCCTCGCGCCGCGTGATGGACAACGACTGGCGCCACTGGAACAAGTTCGACACCAACCAGGTGAGCTTCAAGCACGGCCTGATGCTGGACGGCGGCGGCCTGTGGGAGTCGGAGCTCAGCTACTCCAAGGCCGACATCCAGCTGCCCGGTTCCCTCGACAAGGCCCTGTTCGACGAGTACAAGCGCACCGGCGAGGTGGACGACACCCAGGATCCCTGGAAGCATTCCGGCCGCTATTCGAAGATCTGGTTCTTCAACTCCCGCTTCGAGCAGAGCTGGGGCGACCTGACCTTCAAGCCGCGCGTGTACTTCAACCACTGGGAGCACTACCACCCGGTCACCGGCGCCATCAACGACAACCCGGGCACCAACGTCCTCGGCACCGACCTCGAGCTCAACTGGAACCACCACTTCATCGGCGACAGCACCCTGGTGGGCGGCGTCACCTTCCGCCGCGACGACACCCGGGATTCCGCCAAGTACAAGTATGCTGATGTCACCACCGGCTTCGGCGGGCGCATCACCTCCACCCTCTCGGACCGTCCCGGCGACCTGATGCAGACCGAGGACACCCTCAACACGCTCTACGGCTTCTACCTCCAGGAGAGCGTGCAACCGGCCGAGCGCTGGCTGGTGGATGCCGGCTTCCGCTTCGACCGCTCCGAGTTCGACATTCACACCGATCAGATCTGGGTCTATGACTACGGCAGCAGCACCTATGTCTACGATCCCCTGGTCTACGACACCAAGAAGAGCTTCAACCTCTTCTCGCCACGCCTGGGCGTCACCTACCGACTGTCGGACACCCTCAACCTGTTCGCCTCTCTGGCCCAGGCCGATCAGATCCCGGCCGACTCCGAGCTGAAGAAAAACAGCGCACTCGATGCCTCGACCGCCCGCAACCTGGAGGTGGGCATCAAGGGACGGGCCGACAACTGGACCTTCGATCTCTCCGTCTACCAGACCAAGGTGAGCGACGAGATCGTCTCGGTGCTGGACACCGGGGGCGACACCACCTTCCAGAACGCCGGCGAGACCGACAAGAAGGGCCTGGAGTTCAGCGGCCGCCTGCGGCTCGGCAAGCGCTGGTGGGCGGGGCTCGGCTATGCCTACAGCGACTACAAGTTCGAGGAGTTCTCCGAGGTCATCAGCGGCTTCACCTTCGACCGCTCCGGCAACCAGCTCCCCTTCACGCCCAGGCACCAGTACAACCTCAGCCTGGAGTACGACCACCCCTCCGGGTTCAAGGCCCGCGTGCAGGCCGACAGCTGGAGCGAGTACTACGTGGACAATGCCAACTCGGATACCTACAAGGGCTTCGACTTCGTCACCAACCTGATGCTGGGCTACGAGAAGGGTCCGCACGCGCTGGTGTTCACCATCGACAACCTGTTCGACGACCACTACGCCACCGAGGTGAAGAAGAGCACCTACTTCGCCATGGGCTCATGGCAGGAGAAGTACTACTACTACCCGGCCAGCCCGCGCACCGCGATGCTGACCTACAAGTACACCTTCTAG
- a CDS encoding TonB-dependent receptor has product MNTASTHPAAGRRGLAAAVAAALAAAAPATVLAEDLGLITVESTTIDDRFESKREEPSNIAVVSGEKVDKAHAENIHQVLQSIPGITTEFDSGEQLKIHIRGVENQRYMGEKPGVAVVIDGVPVFERTGRVNIDLDNIESIKVVKGGASYLFGDDALSGAVIITTKRGAKQAGYTAGVEAGSFGFRKYLGRAGFAGEKASGHVQVSRRQTDGYYKDSDSQSDYLNGKLQYYIDDVSDVTFGFERSERAKDSHGTVDGITAAKLDPKSEWIENDDYTRMYDVDLSKYFVTYSRDMGETGNLLLNAYQFSDDTAFVSKPINGYYYEDGTLITDPDAYATATDYHQVQRGIKAELRQAGEKLAWLAALDLRANTYEQLNENITTYKYSRFSSRPAAVAGVVNEDGETEESIQAAYGELKFRVTDPLVVTLNGRYDHIALDYSDNLTDLELSRDFNVTSWRLGGNYALNDTTDLYANASTGFRAPSVEQLFAGSTNPDGNVENNPDLDPEQALNLELGLRRTFSAFGINWDLDTAIFQIDREDYIMSSAGQYGVVDPDGEPLRYENIGGMRSRGLELVLRSDSAKPFWVNISYSFLDAFFTQYDNFNLLLGNRYGRNGFFDPATGGNADGVCDPGEYDTENQYCLESYDLEGNDVPRAPAHHLNVGLNWRAAPYLTLTGEIDASSSYYADELNWNEVDGHAVFNLLATYERSFGENQTWSLFARVDNLFDADYWNTARGSSDGASPGTGGVPDGIFDMEDISIVVNPGRTYTVGVSARF; this is encoded by the coding sequence ATGAACACAGCTTCAACCCACCCGGCCGCCGGTCGCCGGGGTCTCGCCGCGGCCGTCGCCGCAGCGCTCGCCGCCGCCGCCCCGGCCACTGTCCTCGCCGAGGACCTCGGCCTGATCACGGTGGAGTCCACCACCATCGACGACCGCTTCGAGTCCAAGCGCGAGGAGCCCTCCAACATCGCCGTAGTCTCCGGCGAGAAGGTGGACAAGGCCCATGCCGAGAACATCCACCAGGTGCTGCAGTCCATCCCCGGCATCACCACGGAGTTCGACAGCGGCGAACAGCTCAAGATCCACATCCGCGGCGTGGAGAACCAGCGCTACATGGGCGAGAAGCCGGGCGTGGCGGTGGTCATCGACGGCGTGCCGGTGTTCGAGCGCACCGGCCGGGTCAACATCGATCTGGACAACATCGAGTCCATCAAGGTGGTCAAGGGCGGCGCCTCCTACCTGTTCGGCGACGACGCCCTCTCCGGCGCGGTGATCATCACCACCAAGCGCGGCGCCAAGCAGGCCGGCTACACGGCCGGGGTGGAGGCGGGCAGCTTCGGCTTCCGGAAGTACCTGGGGCGGGCCGGCTTCGCCGGCGAGAAGGCGTCGGGACACGTCCAGGTCTCCCGGCGCCAGACCGACGGGTACTACAAGGACTCCGACTCCCAGTCCGACTACCTCAACGGCAAGCTGCAGTACTACATCGACGACGTCAGCGACGTGACCTTCGGCTTCGAACGCTCGGAACGGGCCAAGGACAGCCACGGCACGGTGGACGGCATCACCGCCGCGAAACTGGACCCGAAGAGCGAGTGGATCGAGAACGACGACTACACCCGCATGTACGACGTGGACCTCTCCAAGTACTTCGTCACCTACTCCCGCGACATGGGTGAGACGGGCAACCTGCTGCTGAACGCCTACCAGTTCAGCGACGACACCGCCTTCGTCAGCAAGCCCATCAACGGCTACTACTACGAGGACGGGACGCTGATCACCGACCCGGACGCCTACGCCACCGCCACCGACTACCACCAGGTGCAGCGCGGCATCAAGGCGGAGCTGCGCCAGGCCGGCGAGAAGCTGGCCTGGCTGGCCGCACTGGACCTGCGCGCCAACACCTACGAGCAGCTCAACGAGAACATCACCACCTACAAGTACTCCCGCTTCAGCAGCAGGCCGGCCGCCGTGGCCGGCGTGGTCAACGAGGACGGCGAGACCGAGGAGAGCATCCAGGCCGCCTACGGCGAGCTCAAGTTCCGGGTGACCGACCCGCTGGTGGTGACCCTCAACGGCCGCTACGACCACATCGCCCTGGACTACAGCGACAACCTCACCGATCTCGAACTGAGCCGGGATTTCAACGTCACCTCCTGGCGCCTGGGCGGCAACTACGCCCTCAACGACACCACCGACCTCTACGCCAACGCCTCCACCGGCTTCCGCGCCCCCTCCGTGGAGCAGCTCTTCGCCGGCAGCACCAATCCCGACGGCAACGTCGAGAACAACCCCGACCTCGACCCCGAGCAGGCGCTCAACCTGGAGCTCGGCCTGCGCCGCACCTTCAGCGCCTTCGGCATCAACTGGGACCTCGACACGGCCATCTTCCAGATCGACCGCGAGGACTACATCATGTCCTCCGCCGGCCAGTATGGCGTGGTGGACCCGGACGGGGAGCCGCTGCGCTACGAGAACATCGGCGGCATGCGCAGCCGGGGACTGGAACTGGTCCTGCGCAGCGATTCGGCGAAGCCGTTCTGGGTCAACATCTCCTACTCCTTCCTGGATGCCTTCTTCACCCAGTACGACAACTTCAACCTCCTGCTGGGCAACCGCTACGGCCGCAACGGCTTCTTCGATCCCGCCACGGGCGGCAACGCCGACGGCGTCTGCGATCCGGGCGAGTACGACACGGAGAACCAGTACTGCCTGGAATCCTACGACCTCGAGGGCAACGACGTTCCCCGCGCGCCGGCGCACCACCTGAACGTGGGACTGAACTGGCGCGCCGCCCCCTACCTGACCCTCACCGGGGAGATCGACGCCAGCTCGTCCTACTACGCCGACGAGCTGAACTGGAACGAGGTGGACGGCCACGCCGTGTTCAACCTGCTGGCCACCTACGAGCGCAGCTTCGGCGAGAACCAGACCTGGAGTCTCTTCGCCCGGGTGGACAACCTCTTCGACGCGGACTACTGGAACACGGCCCGCGGCAGCTCCGACGGCGCCAGCCCCGGCACCGGCGGGGTACCGGACGGCATCTTCGACATGGAGGACATCTCCATCGTGGTGAACCCGGGGCGCACCTACACGGTCGGCGTGTCGGCCCGGTTCTGA
- a CDS encoding cytochrome b/b6 domain-containing protein has protein sequence MNTINVTAAHAPLDRIRVRVWDLPLRLFHWLFAGAFATAWLSRDDRLLHVHVFAGYLLAGLVLFRLAWGLVGSRHSRFRDFACGPRAALGYLRNLLAGRAPRMLGHNPAGSWAIFGLLALGLGLGLSGLLTLGGEEGHGPLAGWIGFAAGERAHQVHEFLAWTMLALVAAHLIGVAVESLLHRENLAAAMIHGRKRRRGDTADVPALRPIALAIAMAVAGGAWASFGGYLTATPEQPYLPFAGPVLPDDPVWREECGSCHLAYHPSLLPARSWERLLAGQESHFGEDLMLEPETVAVLRGFLTANGAETLPTEAAWKILRSVPAGEAPLRISTTPYWKAKHGGIDAAVFERAPVNSPANCGACHADAGAGTFEDAAMGVPEPEGGTTG, from the coding sequence ATGAACACCATCAATGTCACGGCCGCCCACGCGCCCCTGGACCGGATCCGGGTCCGGGTCTGGGACCTGCCCCTGCGGCTGTTCCACTGGCTCTTTGCCGGAGCCTTCGCGACCGCCTGGCTCAGCCGGGATGACCGCCTGCTCCATGTCCATGTCTTCGCCGGCTACCTGCTGGCGGGGCTGGTGCTGTTCCGCCTCGCCTGGGGGCTGGTGGGCAGCCGGCACAGCCGCTTCCGCGACTTCGCCTGCGGCCCGCGCGCCGCGCTCGGCTACCTGCGCAACCTGCTGGCGGGGCGTGCGCCGCGCATGCTGGGCCACAATCCGGCGGGGAGCTGGGCCATCTTCGGCCTGCTGGCGCTGGGCCTCGGCCTGGGCCTCAGCGGACTGCTGACCCTGGGCGGCGAGGAGGGGCATGGTCCCCTGGCGGGCTGGATCGGGTTTGCCGCCGGTGAACGGGCGCACCAGGTCCACGAGTTCCTGGCCTGGACCATGCTCGCCCTGGTGGCCGCCCACCTGATCGGCGTGGCGGTGGAGAGCCTGCTGCACCGGGAGAACCTGGCGGCGGCCATGATCCACGGCCGCAAGCGGCGGCGGGGCGATACGGCCGATGTGCCCGCCCTGCGCCCGATCGCGCTGGCCATCGCCATGGCCGTGGCCGGTGGCGCCTGGGCCAGCTTCGGCGGCTACCTGACGGCGACGCCTGAGCAGCCCTACCTGCCCTTCGCCGGGCCGGTTCTGCCCGACGATCCGGTGTGGCGGGAGGAGTGCGGGAGCTGCCACCTGGCCTACCACCCCTCCCTGCTTCCCGCCCGCTCCTGGGAGCGTCTCCTGGCGGGGCAGGAGAGCCATTTCGGCGAGGACCTGATGCTCGAGCCGGAAACCGTGGCGGTCCTGCGCGGGTTCCTGACTGCCAATGGGGCGGAAACCCTGCCCACCGAGGCGGCCTGGAAAATCCTGCGCTCGGTGCCGGCGGGCGAGGCGCCGCTGCGCATCAGTACGACGCCCTATTGGAAGGCGAAGCACGGCGGGATCGACGCGGCGGTGTTCGAGCGCGCGCCGGTGAACAGTCCGGCCAACTGCGGCGCCTGCCATGCGGATGCCGGTGCCGGAACCTTCGAGGATGCGGCCATGGGCGTTCCGGAACCCGAAGGCGGAACCACGGGCTGA